TTCCTTGACGGAGATTATGTGGGCGCAGATACGCACGCGTGGGGCATTGACCCGCCGCAAGGTTCGGAACTCGCTGGCGAATTCGATCTGCAGTTTTCGGTCAGTTCCATGCTCTGTATGCCTTCTCAGGAAGCTCCCTTTAGCGGGGACATCCTGATCGATGGAACTTCGCTGGCCAGCTTTTCGGGTTCGGGAAACGAGTCCTTCTCTTTTCTCCTGAGTACCGGATCCCTGCCGCCGGGAGCCGATGTTCCGGTGACGATTCTGCTTCATGGCAGCGAGGATACGCGGGCAGACATTTTCTACACGGTGGGCAATGCCACATCTGTACCGGCGAACGGTCTTGCGCGGGAGTCTTTCTCCACGCTGAAGGCCGCCTTCTGATGGATTGACCCGCTGCTTGCCAGCCGCTATCCTGCAGAAAAGCGGGAGGCCCGAACTGGATATCGAAAAACTCGAGTCATTGCACTCGGCACATGATCAACTGAAGAAACAGGTTTCCAAGGTCATCGTTGGACAGGATGCCGTCGTGCGGGAGATCCTGATCTCCCTCTTTGCCGGCGGCCACAGTCTTCTGCTGGGGGTGCCGGGACTCGCCAAGACGCTTCTGGTTTCCACGCTGGCTCAGGCTCTGGACCTTCGTTTCAATCGAGTGCAGTTCACGCCGGATCTGATGCCCGGAGACATTACGGGTACCGAGATTCTGGAAGAGGACAAGTCCACGGGCAAGCGGGTCTTCCGCTTTGTGAAGGGCCCCGTCTTCGCCAATGTCATTCTCGCTGACGAGATCAACCGTACGCCCCCGAAAACTCAGGCTGCGCTTCTTCAGGCCATGCAGGAGCATCAGGTGACGGCGGCCGGGGAAACCCATACGCTCGAAGAGCCCTTCTATGTTCTGGCCACACAGAATCCCATCGAGCAGGAGGGAACCTACCCTCTTCCCGAAGCCCAGCTGGATCGCTTCATGTTCAACATACTCGTGGACTATCCTTCCGAGCAGGAGGAAGTCTCGATCGTGGAGCGCACCACGGCGGGGGAGTCCCCCGAACTGAGCCCCGTTCTGGGTCGTCAGGATATTGTCGAGCTTCAGGCGCTGGTGCGGCGGATTCCGGCTTCTGAACAGCTGGTGGAGTACGCGGTTCGTCTGGCCCGCGCCAGCCGTCCCGGCGAGGATGCCCCGGACTTCGTACGCGACTTTGTCAGTTGGGGTGCGGGTCCCCGGGCCGCTCAGTACCTGGTCCTGGGCGCCAAGAGTCTGGCCGCCCTGGAGGGTCGCCCGGTTCCCGAAATCGAAGACGTCCGAACCGTGGCTCGCCCGGTTCTTCGCCACCGCCTGGTGACGAATTTCAATGCCGAGGCCGAGGGCATTCGCCCCGACGACCTGGTATCCCGCCTCCTGGAGGCGGTTTCCGCCTGACGGATTCCCGGTCGCAGTGTCCGGATTTCCGGACACATTATTGTGTGTCCGGTCGCAATGATCGAATATCAACAACCCGTTAATTATAAACCCATTGTCTGGCAATAGCTTGAGAAATGGTGCTCTGGCTTACAATACAAGAGGGTTGTCCCTTGCTGGCCCCATTGTGGATAAAGTAACATGGGTGTGTCGGACTTGGTTTTCTTGCGTTAATATCAATAATTCCCTTGACCGGCATTCCGCCAGCTGTTACTCTCGTCGCACTCAAGCAAGGAGGATTCCATGAAACGTTGCAAACCCCTCTCCCTGATTCTTGTATTGATTCTCCTGTTTACAATGAGTCCTGCTGTCGAAGCTCTGGGGGGGCCGGAAGATCCGCCCAAAATAAGCAGCGAAATCACACAGGTCATCGGCGATGACGACGATGACTTCATGGCCTACACCGGTTTCCAAACTCTGCTGAAGGGCTTCTACCTCTACTTCTGTCTTGGGTGGTGGTTCTAATGACCCAAGCGATACTGAAGAGTCATAAGCAGAGCAATGATCTGAAGATCATTTCCTATTCCTGGGTTTCTCTCAGGGACCAGGAAGTAGTGGAGCTTGAGAATCAACTGCCCGTCATGGATCCGACCGCGGAGGATGCGCAACTCTCCCATTTCCGGCTACTCCTGCATTACTATTCCGAAGGGGATGTTTCCGGCTTCAGGTCTATCTGGAGACCCCTTCAGGATTTTAGAGGGGGAAGCCCTCTCTCTGAAACCCTGCGGGAACTGACCCGGGTTCTTTCTCTTCGCCTTGAGTCGAAGGAGGCGGAGGCTCTGGAAATCATCTCCGGGCTGGAGACATCTTCCCTTCCCCCTGAATTGCAGATTCGACTCCGGATTCTTCAGGGCAACCTGTATCGGAAGATGGGCGAGACAGAACTTGCAGAGCGTTGCCTGGAGCGGGTTTCTTCACTTCTCCCCATTGAGGGTGCAAGTCATGAATACGAAGCACTCCGGGCTCTGGGCCTCACTTATCAGGGGATTCTCAACAAGGGCCTCCTCGAGTTTGCCCTTGCTTCCCGTTTCTTCGAACGAGCGGCGGAACTGTTCCAGAAGACGAATCACCGGAAGCTGGAGGCGCGCGCCCGCTTCAATCGTTCCGTTCTTCTTCGGAAAATGGGAAAACTGCAGGAGTGCAGAAAGGAAGTTGCCCTCCTTCAGGAGATGCCTCTTCCCGATGCGCGTCGGGTTCTCTATCTCAACGAGTTCACTAAGCTCTTCATTGCTCTTGAAGATCGCAGTACCTCCGGGATTCTGCTTCAGGAGATTGAAGGGCGGATGAGCGATAAGACCGCGCTCCGAAGCCGGATCGTGAATCTGGAGGCTCGCGCGGACGCTCTGGCCCTGGATCGGGATTGGCACAGGGCGCTTTTGACGCTCGACGAGGGGATTGAACTGGCACTGGGGATCTCCGACTCCAATGACCTTCTTGGTGAGTTGTATCGTCGCAAGACACAGGTTCTTTACGAACTGGAGAGAGACCAGGAGTCCTTCGAGATGGCTCGCCTTGCTCTGGAAGTCTGCGAAAAGGTCAACGAGGTCTACGAGATCGGAGCGATCTTCCGGACCCTGGCTCTTCTTGCGGAAAGGCGTGGAGAGAGCAGTGAGGCTGAAAGTCTCTTCCTGCGCTCCATCGACTTCTACCTGAAGCGGGAGGAAAAGGTGGAGAGGGCGAAGAGCCAGCGTCATCTTGCTCGCTTCTACCAGCGCAGGAATCACGGAGAGGATCTCCACGAGTCTTTCCGGCATGCTGCTGCGGCTCTCGGTCTCTATGAGGAAATGGGAATCGAGTCTCGCCGGGCAGAGATGCGCGA
The sequence above is drawn from the Candidatus Krumholzibacteriia bacterium genome and encodes:
- a CDS encoding MoxR family ATPase gives rise to the protein MPAAILQKSGRPELDIEKLESLHSAHDQLKKQVSKVIVGQDAVVREILISLFAGGHSLLLGVPGLAKTLLVSTLAQALDLRFNRVQFTPDLMPGDITGTEILEEDKSTGKRVFRFVKGPVFANVILADEINRTPPKTQAALLQAMQEHQVTAAGETHTLEEPFYVLATQNPIEQEGTYPLPEAQLDRFMFNILVDYPSEQEEVSIVERTTAGESPELSPVLGRQDIVELQALVRRIPASEQLVEYAVRLARASRPGEDAPDFVRDFVSWGAGPRAAQYLVLGAKSLAALEGRPVPEIEDVRTVARPVLRHRLVTNFNAEAEGIRPDDLVSRLLEAVSA
- a CDS encoding sigma 54-interacting transcriptional regulator, with product MTQAILKSHKQSNDLKIISYSWVSLRDQEVVELENQLPVMDPTAEDAQLSHFRLLLHYYSEGDVSGFRSIWRPLQDFRGGSPLSETLRELTRVLSLRLESKEAEALEIISGLETSSLPPELQIRLRILQGNLYRKMGETELAERCLERVSSLLPIEGASHEYEALRALGLTYQGILNKGLLEFALASRFFERAAELFQKTNHRKLEARARFNRSVLLRKMGKLQECRKEVALLQEMPLPDARRVLYLNEFTKLFIALEDRSTSGILLQEIEGRMSDKTALRSRIVNLEARADALALDRDWHRALLTLDEGIELALGISDSNDLLGELYRRKTQVLYELERDQESFEMARLALEVCEKVNEVYEIGAIFRTLALLAERRGESSEAESLFLRSIDFYLKREEKVERAKSQRHLARFYQRRNHGEDLHESFRHAAAALGLYEEMGIESRRAEMREMLDTLGHRLPRRDFTAPEGIRIAQLGQEHNIITADTSMTRVLETLVTVAPSRSAILVTGETGTGKELIARAAHSLSDRREESFVIVNCAAIPGELMESELFGHVRGSFTGAHGEREGKFSQANRGSIFLDEIGDLGPRLQAKLLRVLQDGSFSPVGSDRELRVDVRVISATNRNLEARVMQGEFRQDLLYRLNHVLLELPPLRKRGGDAELLASYFLHRESDHLGRNIEMDEQVLDLIRNYPWPGNVRELESFIRRASLFAAETGILSPDLVPERYFSPLGECRKDLASVVRDAERHAILDAVSRSRGNKAQAARDLSISRSTLNEKISRYELAQEIRKLEMARMADYPA